The stretch of DNA CCAATGAAACACAATTCGGCACATGGGGCTGCCTGCTGGCTGGTGCGACCGTGACACTGCACGCCGCCGGGTGGCTTGAGGGTGGGCTGACGATATCCTACGAAAAGCTGGTGACGGATGTAGAAGTGTTGCAGATGATGGCCGAACTTTGCACCGCGACCGCCGCAAACGCCGATGAGATCGCGCTTGGCGCGCTCGAAGAGGTGCAGCCGGGCGGTCATTTCTTTGGCGCGGGCCACACGATGGAACGCTACGCGACCGAGTTTTATGAGCCAGTTGTTGCAGATTTTGCGAATTTCGGAACCTGGCAAGAGCGCGGCAGCGTTGACGCAACAACGCGCGCGACCGGCATTTGGCAGGGCATTTTGCGCGACTTCACTCCTCCAACCACTGACGGTGACCGGATCGACGCGCTGCACAAATACATCGCAGACAAGACGGCGGCCGGCGGCTGCGCACCGGTCAGCTGATGAGCGATCCCATTTTACACCGTGACGATCCGGCCAAGGATCCGCTGATCGGCAACGTCAAAGTCACGCGGCAGGATTGGCTGAACGCTGCCCTATCGGTGCTGAAATCCGGCGGAGTAGAAGCGGTGAAGGTCGCGGACCTGGCAAGCGGCATGAATGTCTCACGCTCCAGCTTCTACTGGTACTTCAATGGTCGCACTGACCTGCTGGATGCACTTCTTGACCATTGGGAGCGCACCAACACAGCCGCCATGGTGGCACAGGCCAACGCCCCGGCGCGCACGATTACCGAAGCGTGCTGCAACATCTTTCGCTGCAACATCAACACTGCCCTCTTTGACAACCGGCTCGACTTTGCCATCCGCGACTGGGCGCGCCGTGCGCCGCGTGTGAATGCCGTCTTGAAAGCGGGGGATGAAGCGCGGCTGGAGGCGCTGACGCACATGTTCCTGCGTTTTGAGTATCCGCAGCTTGAAGCAACGGCCCGCGCCCGCGTCATCTATTATATGCAGCTTGGCTATGATGACGCAAACCTTGGCGAAACCCTCGATGACCGGCTGGCCATGGTTCCGGGTTATCTCGTCGCGTTCACCGGCAGAGTACCGACCGCGGCGGAAATTCAATCCTTCGCCAGCTATGCCCGGGACGTGACCGACGCCGACCGCTCGTCTTGACCGAACCGGTGTGACCTGTGACAAACCTCCGCGGGGAGGATGCAATGCGCACTCAGGTCGTCATCGTTGGCGGCGGGCCATCGGGCCTGCTGCTGGGCCAATTGCTGCACAACGCGGGCATCGAAAGCGTCGTGCTTGAGCGCCAGTCCCGCGCACACGTGCTGGGCCGTATCCGCGCCGGTGTTCTGGAGCGCGGATTGGTCGACCTTATGGCGCAAGCAGGGGTCGACACACGCATGAAGGCCGAAGGGTTCGTGCATGATGGCACCCTCATTGCCTACGACAATGATATGTTCCGCGTCGACTTCGCGTCACACACGGACGCGACGGTTCTGGTCTATGGACAAACCGAAGTGACGCGCGATCTTTATGATGCACGCGATGCGACGGGCGGCGACACCCACTTCGACGTCAAAGACGTCATGATCCACGACGCCCGCACCGATACCCCCTGTGTCACCTTCAGTCAGAACGGGCAGAGCCACCGGATCGCCTGCGACTTTGTCGCCGGGTGTGATGGTTTCCACGGTGTCAGCCGCAAAACCATTCCGGAAAGTGTGCGCCATGAATATGAAAAAGTGTATCCCTTTGGCTGGCTTGGCATCCTGTCTGAAACACCTCCGGTCAATGATGAACTCATCTATGCCAATTCGGATCGTGGGTTTGCCCTATGCTCGATGCGCAATGCAAACCTCAGCCGCTACTACATCCAGTGCGACACGTCGGACGACCCTGCGAACTGGAGCGACGACGCGTTCTGGGACGAATTGCGACGCCGCATTCCGCCACCGGCTGCCGAAGCACTGATCACCGGCCCCAGCATCGAGAAATCCATCGCACCCTTGCGCAGCTTTGTCTGCGAGCCGATGCGGTGGGGGCGGCTGTTTTTGTGCGGGGATGCCGCGCATATCGTCCCGCCCACGGGCGCAAAGGGGCTGAACACCGCCGCGTCGGATGTCCATTACCTGAACCAGGGTCTGCGCCAGTTTTACTCGGATGGCGACAGCGATGGTATTGATCGATATTCGGAACGCGCGTTGTCCCGCGTCTGGAAAACCCAGCGGTTCAGCTGGTGGTTTTCGACCCTCATGCATCACTTTCCCGGCCAAACAGCCTTCGACAAGAAGATGCAACTGGCGGAACTGTCCCTTTTGCGAGACAGCCGCGAGGCGCAGGCGGCGATGGCGCTCAGTTATGTAGGCCTGCCATACTGACGGCGTCACCGTTACGGGCTCTGTTGCATTGGTTACCGTGGGCCAAGGAACTGCTGTTTGGCTGGTGCACTATGCCGCCTTTTCGAAGAGAGCTGCCACAAAGGCCACCTCGTTGAGTACCCCTGGCTCGTTGTTTGCGAAGTGACCCTTTTTGATAGAGCGGTGAGTTTCGATCCCTTTGAGTGTGTTCTTTGCCGAGGTGAGTTTTCGGAAGCCCCGCTTGGGCTTGAGCAGTTGTTTCAAGGCGCCATGATCCCCTTCAATGCGATTGTTCAGATGCTTGCGGTCGACATGAACAATCCTGTCATCGGGTCCGTTCGGAACGTTCACCTCGCGGATGACCTTGGCGTAGCTATGGGCCTTGTCCGTAATGATTGTCATCGGTTGACAGCACCGGACGGCATCGCAGGCTTGCTTCATGAATGCCCTTGCGGCCTTAGCGTTTCGACGCGCAGTAAGGCGGAAATCGATCAGCTGACCGCTTTGGTCTATATCTCGCCAGAGGTAGCACCACCGACCACTCACACGGACACAGGTTTCATCCACATACCACCGCATCCCGCGCCATGATCCATGCAGTCCATATGCACGTCTACGGAAGTCCGGTCCAAATTTTTGGACCCACCGATGGATCGCTGCATAGTCTATTTAATACCGCGTTCGGCCAACAAGTCAGGAACGTATCGATAAGAAAGGGCATACCGGCAATACCAATGGACGGCCAAGAGGATCACATCTTACGGAAAACGATGATGCTTGAAGGGAACGCGGCGTACCATCGGAGGCTCCTTACATGATGTCCTCAAAACATCCGTCTGCGCCTAGATTAATGCAACAGAACCATATTTCTACACCTTCACCAAACAGGGCCAGACGCTGAAATACGGCCCGCGTCCGCTGATGAAGAACGGACGCCAGTTCACACTGGGTGGGCAGATCAGGGACAACATGTTCTGGACAATCGCCAGCGGCGTGATGGTCTGGACGGCCTACGAGGTACGGTTGTTCTGGGCCATGGCCAACGGCTATGCGCCTGTGCTGAAATGGGCTGCAAACCCTGTGTGGTTTATCGCGCTGTTTCTTCTGATCCCGGTGTGGGAAAGCTTCTATTTCTGCTGAATCCACCGCTTTTTGCACATTCCATTCTTCTGTAAGCATGTTCATGCGCTCCATCATCGCAACATCAACGTCGGCCCGTGGTCGAGCATTGCTGTGCATCCGGTGGAACATCTGATTTTACTCGGCTGGGTCTTGATCCACTTCGTTGTTGCCGCTCACCCGGTGCATATCCTGTTTCATCTGCAATACTACGCACTGACAGCGGCCACGACGCACACAGGTTTTGAAGGCATGGTGGTGAAGGACAAGAACCGGCTGAAGCTCGGCACCTTTCACCACCAGATGCGCCACCGCTACTTTGAGTGTAACTATGGCTCGCTGGAGCTGCCGTGGGACAAGTGGTTCGGCTCTTTCCATGACGGCACGCCGGAAAGCGATGCCAAAATCCGTGAGCGACGCAAGAAATTCACGAACGGAGCCACTTAAGTGCCTGGCATGAGAGGAAAGAATCTGGAGGTCGCTATGTTAAGAAACACTCTTTTAGCAAGTTGACCTATTTGCACCCATAAGTGCTGATGTCAGACATCATGGCGTTTGCCGGATGGCGCGGTTTAGCCGCCTTTATTGGCAGATGGTTGCAGTCTTTTGCCAACACGCAAGTCTGGCTGCGGTGACCTTATTCCATCTCAGCCTTTCCGCCTCTGGCATCTGTTGTTGCTTCGACAGCGGCGTTGACGGGCGGGGATCATGCCAATTCAAGTATGATGCCGGCCGCGGTTTCTGTGACCATGTGATCAGGAACGGACAGGTATTCGTCTTGCGATGCACCGGCAACGCCCATCCCGGTCACATCAAACACCGACGCGTGGCGCTCCCGCTGATCCGTGCAGGCGAATGGCGCCAAAGGATCACCCGTCAGCCCCACGGCACTCCCCCGATGTGTGCAGAGCAAATTGACAACAAAGTACCGCGGGTCCTGAACCGTGCCTTCGCGATCATTAGCCTCGCCAAAAGCGATCTGATCTTCGGTCCGATGATGGACCGCCACATATTGTGTCATTCCGGTTTCTGAATATTCCGGATCATCCGTCGGGCGTGCAATCACTGCGATCTCGCCCGGTCGCAATTCGGTCAGGTCGATCTCTGCCAGCCCGGGCGCGACCTCGATCAATCGATCCTCACCGATCGGTTGGTCTGTGGGAATGTCGCCCCAGTCACGTGCCAGGTTGGTTTGCGCGTTCAGGATTGCCGGGCAAAACAGGGCGGTTGTCGCGCCGGTTAGTCGCGCAATGACATGGCGTCGTGTCAGTTTATGCATGATCTTGGTCCTTTCTGGGTTGGAATGTCATCCTGGAGAAGGTGCCGTCGCGGTCGAAGAATGCATGTTTCAGCGAGGCAGCAATGTGTACTGTAAGAAGTGCCAGCAAGACCCACTTCAGCGTAAAATGCGCATCAAGAAACATCTCACCCAAGTCTGACCGCGCGGCTGTGCGGTCAATCGGGAGGGCCAGCGCTGTCTCACCAAGCGCTGAAGCGGCGACATAGCCGGTCAGCGTCAAGGCGATCAGACAGAGATAAAGGCTCAGATGGACAATGATTGCCAGTCCGCGCTCCCAAAAACTGTGCACGGCACCGACCGTGACACGTGGACCAACCACGCGCATGATGATCCGCCCAGCAAGTACGAGTATCAGTGCCTGACCAGAAATCTGATGGCCGGTAATTGCGGCCTTACCCCAAAGGTCATTGGTATAGGCAAACCCGGTCACCAGCATCACACCAACCAAGGCTGCGGTGAGCCAGTGGAAGATCACCTGAGGTTTAGTATATACCGCAACTGTATCGGTCATCGACTTCGCTCCGGTTCGATGTTGGCAGATACGACAAAATGGTAAGGCCGCACGCGATGGGGACTTGCGATGTCGTTATTGGATCGTCAGACGACACAGCACGGTGTTGTCGCGCTCAAGATCAGGGCCCCAGATGAACTGCGCAGTGCCCGACCAAGTAATTCTGTCATAGCCATCTTTTGGATCAACGGATTGTGCCGTGTGTACAGTGGCTTGGGGCCATTCGGCGTCGTCGAAGTCGGGTAACTTCCAGCCGTTGGGTTCTTCGGTAATTTCGAATGCACATGTGCCTTCGCCTGCGACTGGATTGCTTGAGCTTTCGCATGATCGGTCGACCGGGGCGGTGTGCACAACAAGACAGCGCATCGCCTGGTCGGTGACAGTCACGAGATCACCCGTTTCAGCATTGCGAAATTGCGCAATCAGGCCGCCATCACCCATTTGTTGGCGTTGTGTCCCGATATATTCAAGTCCGGTGTCGTTCTCTTTGAAGTCCATCGCTTTGATCGCCACAGTCATCGGTAATTCGGCCGAGAATGTCACCGTTTCGGCATTGAAGGATCGTTCGGTGGTGATCGGAACAGAGTCCTCAAGTACCGATGTGCCGTTCACCGACATCTGGAACCAGTTGTCGGCCCAGACGTCGGCAGTGAGCGTGAGTGGCTCGGCGGATACTTGAGTGGTGGCGAGGGCTAGGGTAACGGCGAGAAGGTTGCGCATTGAAGGATCCTCGGTTTCGGCGGTAAGCTAGGACCGCGGCAGTTTAGTTCACAAAAGTCAGTTCTGTGCTGGCGATGATCCGATTGTCGATTGCAGCGATCATCGCGGCCCAATCTGTCATCGGGTCATGGTGCGTCGGGAGACTGTGCGGAGATCCCGCCAGTGCAAAAAAGGTTGTGGTATAGTCGTGCAGCGCTGCGCCAGGAGAACAAGGCGGGGTGTAGCCCGTATCTCGGCCATCCTTGTCTGCACCCTCAATACCGATAGACCCAGGATTGCCGATTGGGATTTCTGAAATCGTGACGGGTACATTCCACAGAAGCCAGTAGTGGCTTGGCAAATTCACTGTTTCACCCGTTGCACGCAGGTAGTGATACATGCCAATTGCAAGGCTTTCAGTACCCTCAGGCACGCCTTGCCACATCAACGGTGGCGAAAGGCCGGTCCCGCCATCCCGCGTGCATTTCAGACTATCCGAAAGTATACCGTCAGCATCCCATGCGCGGCTCGTCAGGACAAAGGTATCCTGCGCGGTGGCAGCGCCTGTGAGGTTTGAATTAACAGGCAGGGCTATCGCGGCCCGTCTCATCGACAATACTCCCCCGTTACCACCTCTCCACCATTCGTAATTGTGCGGGTCTCGAAGTTGTAGCAATTCGAGGTGCCCGAGGGGGTGTAGCGGATATAGTAATCCTCGCCTTGATAGGCATAGTTCATGCTGCGGGTCCCGTTCTCGTCTTCAGTAAAAACAAGGCCTTCGACCCCACCCCGCGGCGGTCGTCCGGGCGCAATGCCATCCCCGGTCGCGGCATTAGACAGTGGCGAGATGCGGGGCAGCTGCCGAATATCGGCGACCTCACCCATGATACATTGGATAATGTAAGGTGCGTCGTCGGATGTGTGGTAACGATAGCCAAAGGTCGCGTCCATTTGGCCGTTACAAACGTCAAGCGCGTTTTCTGTAATCGCACTACCATCGGGATTTTCATCGCCGTAAATCGGAAAACCGTCGAACGCCCAACCGATGATGGCGGCGGGTCCGGCATTTTCCATCTCGGCAATCATGCAAACGGGTTTGACGTGATAGTGGTAGTCATCACCCCGTCCCGCATGGCCACCACATATGTCAAGCTGCTGGGTCTGGAGGGTGTCGTGCTGTGCTTGGTAGTGCGCGAGGTCGGCTTCGGTCATTTCGCCGCCCGCCGTATAGTCAAAGATCGGCACACCGTTGACCGCCACACCGAGCGCTGAATCGCGGGTCTGAGGCGTGTCACCAAGCACCGGGGCCAATGGGATCGGTGCGGCATATCCGGGCGCTGGCACTGGCACTTGCTCATTCGTGCCGACGATGCCGGTCATCAGGTCATGATCGGGATAAGTGTCTGACGATATAATAGCCGCCCCGCCTTCGCACGTGACCGTGACGTCATCGGAAAACCCCGCGTCTGCGACTGAGGCCATGACGGCTTCGCAATGCTCTTCCGTGCCATGTGCAAAGACAACGACGGGAAGCAAGCCGGCAAACAGCGCCACGGCGTGGAGCATGGACCGTCTTGCTGATGTTTGGAAACGTATGAGCATTTGTCTTCCTTCTGCATATGGCGATGTGCTCGCGGGCTTACTCTGGAGGAGCAGACTGACCACGACGCAGCAAAGTCAGCGTGCCGTCACCATCACGGTCCAAACGTGACACCAGACCCTCGAGACTGCGGTCAATCTCATCCGGCGCGATTTGCCCATCACCGTCTGCATCAATCTCCTGGAACAGGTCGACCATGCGCGACCGCGTGACAGAGCGGTAAAACGTATCGAACTCTTCAATGTTCAGGGCGCCGTCGCCTGAAGCATCAACCTCGGCAAGCTGCGCTGCGCGGTAAGCATCGATTTCTGTTGGCGTGACCGTGTCGTTACCGTCCGCGTCAGCCGCATCAAAGACACCGCGAAATATCTCACCAATCGATGTCTGACCACGGCCATCACGTGTGCGCCCATTCTCCCGGGCGCTGCGCAAATCGGCGCGCATCGTTTCCGCCTGACCTGTAATGGGGGCGGTGGTGTCTTGCGCGTTGGTTAAAGGCGCTCCAATCACAAAGACACCTGTAGTGAGTAAGCTTACAGCGATGAAAGTCGTGCGTTTCATATCGTCTTATCCTTTTCTGAGCACTGCTATGCCGTTGGGCCTGCCTTGATCTGAATATGGCAGGCACATCGTGAAAAGGTTTGTCAGAAAGTGGACGAGTTTGTCGCAACCTGTCGCAAGCCAAGCGCTTGATACAATTTGCGACAAACAAAACTGCGCGCAGACTCGGATCGAGAAAACGACAGCGCTAGAAAAGCAAATCGCGTGCGGCTACGGAGCAAATATGAACGACACGGCCCCACAGATTCTGATCGTGGATGATGCCCGCGATATTCGCGAACCGCTGGAGAAATACCTGCGGCAGCAGGGATTCCGCACGCTGTTGGCCGCAAATGCGACTGAGGCCCGCAGTCAGCTCGAGACCAGCAACCCAGCGCTGGTGGTGCTCGACGTGATGATGCCCGGCGAAAATGGGCTTAGCTTGTGCCGTTGGTTGGTCGCACATGGCGGCCCACCGGTCATCTTGCTCACAGCGATGGCGGGGGACACCGATCGGATTGTTGGCCTTGAACTGGGGGCCGACGACTATGTGGTCAAACCCTTTAATCCACGCGAACTCGTGGCGCGAATACGTGCCGTATTGAGGCGGACACCACCGCCACCGCCAAAGCCAGCAACTGCCATTCGACGCTTTGGCTCGTGGTTGCACGATCCGGACGTGCCCGAGGTGCGCCATGCAGATGGTCACAGGCGGGCGCTCACATCTGGCGAAAATCGGCTGTTGGGCGTGCTTCTCGATCACCCCCAAACGATCATGTCGCGTGACCGACTGCTTGACCTGACAAAAGGGCGCGAATCCAAGGTCTATGACCGCGCCATCGACAATAGTATTGGCCGTCTTAGACGGAAAATCGAAACCGATCCCGCAAACCCCCGCTTGATTGTGACCGAATGGGGTGGCGGGTACCGACTGGCAACTGAGGTGGAAGATTTTTGAAAGCAATAAGACGCCTTTTGCCAGACGGGATCGCGGGGCGATTTGCGCTTTTGCTTATCATCTCACTGATCTGTGCAAACTTCTTGGCCCTTGCCGTGCTGTCATACGAGCGCAACCGTTTGGAACGCGCCACATTGGTTGCACGCGAAGAGGAAAGGATCGTCTCTCTGGTGCCGGCACTAGAGGCGGCCAGTCCATCGATCCGACCGCGAATGGCCGAGTTGACCTCAACCCGCTCGTCGGCAGTGACCGTCGAGAGGGCACCACTGATCATGGTTCAATCAGATGCGCCCCGGTCGCGCGCCCTTGCCGACGCGTTGACGGAAACCTTGGGCGGGCGCGATGTCAAAGCTGCAATTCACCGCCGGCCTGACGACGACCGAAGCGACAGACGAGAGTCTGTCGCCGCATCTATCCTGCTTGAAACACCGGGGGGCGAGCCAAAACAATGGCTGAATATTCAGTCAAAGGGACCGCGCCCGCTGCCGCCGTTGATCGAAGAAGGCGCGTTTCTTCTAATTCTAGGGGCATCTCTGACCGCGGTGCTAGGTGTGGGGTTGGTCTTCGTGCGGCGGTTGACGCAGCCACTGACCGCGCTCGCGAA from Tateyamaria omphalii encodes:
- a CDS encoding sterol desaturase family protein, translating into MHIPFFCKHVHALHHRNINVGPWSSIAVHPVEHLILLGWVLIHFVVAAHPVHILFHLQYYALTAATTHTGFEGMVVKDKNRLKLGTFHHQMRHRYFECNYGSLELPWDKWFGSFHDGTPESDAKIRERRKKFTNGAT
- a CDS encoding PEBP family protein, with amino-acid sequence MRNLLAVTLALATTQVSAEPLTLTADVWADNWFQMSVNGTSVLEDSVPITTERSFNAETVTFSAELPMTVAIKAMDFKENDTGLEYIGTQRQQMGDGGLIAQFRNAETGDLVTVTDQAMRCLVVHTAPVDRSCESSSNPVAGEGTCAFEITEEPNGWKLPDFDDAEWPQATVHTAQSVDPKDGYDRITWSGTAQFIWGPDLERDNTVLCRLTIQ
- a CDS encoding YHYH protein; translation: MLHAVALFAGLLPVVVFAHGTEEHCEAVMASVADAGFSDDVTVTCEGGAAIISSDTYPDHDLMTGIVGTNEQVPVPAPGYAAPIPLAPVLGDTPQTRDSALGVAVNGVPIFDYTAGGEMTEADLAHYQAQHDTLQTQQLDICGGHAGRGDDYHYHVKPVCMIAEMENAGPAAIIGWAFDGFPIYGDENPDGSAITENALDVCNGQMDATFGYRYHTSDDAPYIIQCIMGEVADIRQLPRISPLSNAATGDGIAPGRPPRGGVEGLVFTEDENGTRSMNYAYQGEDYYIRYTPSGTSNCYNFETRTITNGGEVVTGEYCR
- a CDS encoding response regulator, whose translation is MSQPVASQALDTICDKQNCAQTRIEKTTALEKQIACGYGANMNDTAPQILIVDDARDIREPLEKYLRQQGFRTLLAANATEARSQLETSNPALVVLDVMMPGENGLSLCRWLVAHGGPPVILLTAMAGDTDRIVGLELGADDYVVKPFNPRELVARIRAVLRRTPPPPPKPATAIRRFGSWLHDPDVPEVRHADGHRRALTSGENRLLGVLLDHPQTIMSRDRLLDLTKGRESKVYDRAIDNSIGRLRRKIETDPANPRLIVTEWGGGYRLATEVEDF
- a CDS encoding YbhB/YbcL family Raf kinase inhibitor-like protein; the protein is MRRAAIALPVNSNLTGAATAQDTFVLTSRAWDADGILSDSLKCTRDGGTGLSPPLMWQGVPEGTESLAIGMYHYLRATGETVNLPSHYWLLWNVPVTISEIPIGNPGSIGIEGADKDGRDTGYTPPCSPGAALHDYTTTFFALAGSPHSLPTHHDPMTDWAAMIAAIDNRIIASTELTFVN
- the pobA gene encoding 4-hydroxybenzoate 3-monooxygenase, with translation MRTQVVIVGGGPSGLLLGQLLHNAGIESVVLERQSRAHVLGRIRAGVLERGLVDLMAQAGVDTRMKAEGFVHDGTLIAYDNDMFRVDFASHTDATVLVYGQTEVTRDLYDARDATGGDTHFDVKDVMIHDARTDTPCVTFSQNGQSHRIACDFVAGCDGFHGVSRKTIPESVRHEYEKVYPFGWLGILSETPPVNDELIYANSDRGFALCSMRNANLSRYYIQCDTSDDPANWSDDAFWDELRRRIPPPAAEALITGPSIEKSIAPLRSFVCEPMRWGRLFLCGDAAHIVPPTGAKGLNTAASDVHYLNQGLRQFYSDGDSDGIDRYSERALSRVWKTQRFSWWFSTLMHHFPGQTAFDKKMQLAELSLLRDSREAQAAMALSYVGLPY
- a CDS encoding TetR/AcrR family transcriptional regulator, with the translated sequence MMSDPILHRDDPAKDPLIGNVKVTRQDWLNAALSVLKSGGVEAVKVADLASGMNVSRSSFYWYFNGRTDLLDALLDHWERTNTAAMVAQANAPARTITEACCNIFRCNINTALFDNRLDFAIRDWARRAPRVNAVLKAGDEARLEALTHMFLRFEYPQLEATARARVIYYMQLGYDDANLGETLDDRLAMVPGYLVAFTGRVPTAAEIQSFASYARDVTDADRSS
- a CDS encoding cytochrome b; this encodes MTDTVAVYTKPQVIFHWLTAALVGVMLVTGFAYTNDLWGKAAITGHQISGQALILVLAGRIIMRVVGPRVTVGAVHSFWERGLAIIVHLSLYLCLIALTLTGYVAASALGETALALPIDRTAARSDLGEMFLDAHFTLKWVLLALLTVHIAASLKHAFFDRDGTFSRMTFQPRKDQDHA
- a CDS encoding EF-hand domain-containing protein codes for the protein MKRTTFIAVSLLTTGVFVIGAPLTNAQDTTAPITGQAETMRADLRSARENGRTRDGRGQTSIGEIFRGVFDAADADGNDTVTPTEIDAYRAAQLAEVDASGDGALNIEEFDTFYRSVTRSRMVDLFQEIDADGDGQIAPDEIDRSLEGLVSRLDRDGDGTLTLLRRGQSAPPE